One genomic segment of Erythrolamprus reginae isolate rEryReg1 chromosome 2, rEryReg1.hap1, whole genome shotgun sequence includes these proteins:
- the LOC139158972 gene encoding tigger transposable element-derived protein 1-like → MLTIKEKIELLDMLKAGRSNVDVGRHYGINESTVRYIRKDEKKIRQTSQITFNKAAKRMVTPRNKRLMKMEAALSVWVQDCRKKSIALDTNTIRTKAQQLYNRLEDTEGGDADEGNPDEGAGDSEDPQPSTSSASSAPATFTASKGWFEKFQRRYGLKSVSLHGEAASADTGAAENFVQHTFKDLIAEGGYLPEQVFNMDETGLFWKRMPSRTFLMQDEAKAPGFKAMKDRVTLIMCGNAAGFLMKPGLIYKSRNPRALKNRNKNALPVYWMHNPKAWITKPLTRDWFHQCFIPQVKDYLAAKGLNFKVLLLMDNAGGHDDLAHEHDGVQVEFLPPNTTSLIQPMDQGVIRAFKALYTRNSLGSIVEAMDADENFTLKAYWRQYTIASCLKNIQNALMDMKSQTMNACWRKLWPEVVNDYRDLLLKKFKMLQSRTL, encoded by the exons atgctgacaatcaaggagaaaattgaacttttggacatgctgaaagcgggacgttctaatgtagatgttggtcggcattatgggatcaacgaatcgactgtgcgatacattcggaaagacgaaaagaagataaggcaaacttctcagataacattcaacaaggctgcaaaaagaatggtgacgcctagaaacaaacgccttatgaagatggaagctgctttgtctgtgtgggtacaagactgccgcaaaaagagcattgctttggatacgaacactatacgaaccaaggcgcagcaattgtacaaccgtcttgaagacacagaaggaggcgatgcagatgagggaaacccag atgaaggtgctggtgactctgaagacccccagccatcaacatcttctgcttcttcagccccagccacattcacagcaagcaaagggtggtttgagaaatttcaacggcgctatggcctgaagagtgtgtcattgcatggagaagctgcctcagcagatacaggtgcagccgaaaactttgtccagcacacgtttaaagatctaattgcagaagggggctaccttccagaacaggtgttcaacatggacgaaacaggcctgttctggaagaggatgccttcacgtactttcttgatgcaagatgaagccaaagcccctggctttaaggccatgaaagatagagtgactttgatcatgtgtgggaatgcagcaggctttttgatgaagccagggctaatttataagtcacgaaatccaagagccctcaagaacagaaataagaatgcattgccagtgtactggatgcataatcctaaagcatggattacaaaacccctcacgcgggactggtttcatcagtgcttcatcccacaggtgaaggattatttggctgccaaaggactcaatttcaaagtgcttctcctaatggacaatgctggaggccatgatgacctggcacatgaacatgatggggtgcaagtcgaattcttgccaccaaacaccacatcgcttatccagccgatggatcaaggtgttatccgcgcatttaaggcactgtacacgcgcaattctcttggaagcatcgtggaagcaatggatgctgatgaaaacttcacattgaaggcctactggcgtcagtacacaattgcatcttgtctgaagaacattcagaatgccttaatggatatgaagtcacagacaatgaatgcctgctggaggaaattgtggccagaagtggtgaatgATTACAGGGATTTGCTcctgaagaaattcaagatgctgcagtccagaactctgtga